The DNA sequence TCAGGATGGAATCTACCGATGCGATGTTCTCGCCCAGCATCACGCCCTTGCCCTGTGACCCGCGGAAGAGTTTCAGCACTACGGGCAAGCCGCCTAATTGTTTTATGGCATTCTTGACTGTGGTTGGATTGTGGGGAACTTGTGCTGAGCGCAACGTGCGAAGCATGAGCGTTGCAGGTACCGGAATGCCGGATTTGGCCAGTATCTGCAGGGACAGGAATTTGTTCTTGGCGTAATCGAGCGACCGGGCGGAATTAAGCATGGGCTTGCCCATGAATTCCAGCTGATGCGCCACCAGCAGGGCATAGTCAATGCCGATAATGCCGATGCGCGGGATGACGATGTCAAAGGAGGACAGGTTCAGCGTCTTGTGTTGTGCGTCATGCGTTGTGCGTCGTGCGTCATGTGTCATGCCGAGGGAGATATCGCATTCCAGCGGGTTGACGACCACTGCCTTATGGCGCAATTTGAGCGCCTCAGCCACCAGCCGCTGGGTGGAGTAGTAGTCCTTGCCGCGGGATAAAATAAGTATCTTCATATTATCTGTGTTAATCTGTGTTTAT is a window from the Planctomycetota bacterium genome containing:
- a CDS encoding RimK family alpha-L-glutamate ligase encodes the protein MKILILSRGKDYYSTQRLVAEALKLRHKAVVVNPLECDISLGMTHDARRTTHDAQHKTLNLSSFDIVIPRIGIIGIDYALLVAHQLEFMGKPMLNSARSLDYAKNKFLSLQILAKSGIPVPATLMLRTLRSAQVPHNPTTVKNAIKQLGGLPVVLKLFRGSQGKGVMLGENIASVDSILTAVWAIGFDIILQKYLKETKGEDIRVLVLNNEVIAAMKRTPAKGDFRSNIHQGGSVKKVAITAQEKQLAINATRALGLKLSGIDIMRTKNGPLVLEVNASPGFEGLEKVTGLNIARRIVDFTTTLNV